One Micrococcales bacterium DNA window includes the following coding sequences:
- a CDS encoding type II toxin-antitoxin system RelB/DinJ family antitoxin, translating into MSTVQLATRVEESQDRLFRETTKQLGTTPADAMRMFVAAFNQHRGFPFDVRLDRSVELLETEEDAVEFASHLSRKVLNEAR; encoded by the coding sequence ATGAGTACCGTTCAGCTTGCCACGAGGGTCGAAGAGTCTCAGGACCGGCTCTTTCGGGAAACCACCAAGCAGCTGGGAACAACCCCGGCAGACGCTATGCGTATGTTTGTGGCTGCTTTTAACCAGCACCGCGGCTTCCCTTTCGACGTGCGCCTCGACCGGAGTGTCGAGTTGCTCGAGACCGAGGAGGACGCCGTTGAATTCGCCTCCCATCTGTCTCGGAAGGTGCTCAATGAAGCGAGGTGA
- a CDS encoding AzlC family ABC transporter permease, with amino-acid sequence MPKREHLSQSLRAALPVMLGYLVIGIPCGVLSASVGMNALQVLLLAVLFYSGAGQFMIPNMWIAANPIASIVASVSLVNTRQILYGVSLARHCQNTDKRLTYLFAASVTDESFGVNTHQFASREWSVGRATLVNLFSQTSWTASCVAGVFVGNALDIPLPIASFAMTSIFICLLLMQRRSFGTVLAALVAAGGVVMAKLVGLGGAAILIGALLGVAGAMAATSVRQEWRS; translated from the coding sequence GTGCCGAAACGGGAGCATCTATCGCAGTCGCTGCGCGCGGCCCTACCGGTGATGCTCGGTTATTTGGTGATTGGCATACCCTGCGGTGTGCTGAGCGCGTCAGTCGGCATGAACGCCCTGCAGGTGCTGCTCCTGGCGGTCTTGTTCTATTCCGGCGCCGGGCAGTTCATGATCCCGAATATGTGGATCGCGGCCAATCCGATCGCTTCGATTGTGGCAAGTGTTTCGCTGGTCAACACCCGGCAAATTCTTTACGGCGTGTCCTTGGCACGGCACTGCCAAAACACCGACAAGCGACTGACCTACTTGTTTGCCGCCAGTGTGACCGACGAAAGCTTTGGCGTGAACACCCACCAATTTGCGTCGCGAGAGTGGTCGGTGGGACGGGCCACACTGGTCAATTTGTTTTCGCAGACCTCATGGACGGCCAGCTGCGTGGCCGGGGTTTTTGTTGGTAATGCCCTGGACATCCCTTTGCCGATTGCGTCCTTCGCCATGACGTCAATCTTCATCTGCCTGCTGTTGATGCAGCGGCGGTCGTTTGGGACCGTGTTAGCCGCCCTGGTCGCGGCCGGCGGGGTGGTGATGGCAAAGCTGGTTGGTCTGGGTGGAGCGGCCATACTCATCGGTGCCTTGCTTGGGGTAGCAGGCGCGATGGCGGCGACTTCAGTTCGGCAGGAGTGGCGCAGTTGA
- a CDS encoding AzlD domain-containing protein, with product MTWTSFSIIFAGCALSMLACRVLPVFLLRGRKLPPQAEKTIGFIPPAVFAALVATDLFNPGALASGELSAFLPLLAAIPVFLIAWLSRSLVWSAVVGVTAFAILWAVF from the coding sequence TTGACCTGGACCAGTTTCTCCATAATCTTCGCCGGCTGCGCCTTGTCGATGTTGGCCTGCCGGGTATTGCCCGTCTTTTTGCTTCGGGGTAGAAAGCTGCCACCGCAGGCGGAGAAGACAATTGGTTTCATCCCGCCGGCAGTGTTTGCCGCTCTGGTGGCGACCGACCTGTTTAATCCCGGTGCCCTGGCTTCGGGCGAGCTGAGCGCCTTCTTGCCGTTGCTGGCGGCCATTCCGGTGTTCCTAATCGCCTGGTTGTCCCGGTCACTGGTGTGGAGCGCGGTGGTCGGCGTCACCGCCTTCGCCATCCTCTGGGCTGTCTTTTGA
- a CDS encoding DUF554 domain-containing protein, which yields MFIGAGTAINVATVIVGSLIGMAAGHRLPARSRDIVTLVLGLVTLVIGGMSVASGMSAAFAEEVGANARLLVVLGALLVGGLIGSGARLEQRLDGSAAWLRTKVAKRADESTFIEGAVTATLIFCVGPLAILGSISDGLGTGAEQLIVKAIMDGFAAIAFASRFGIGVMASIIPLTIYQGLLTLLGFWLGDFLPIGYVDALTVTGGVILLGLGVRLAGIKKVPIGDLLPALIVAPLLAGLVAWLT from the coding sequence ATGTTCATCGGGGCGGGCACGGCCATCAACGTGGCGACGGTGATCGTTGGCAGCCTGATCGGCATGGCAGCGGGCCACCGGCTGCCGGCGCGCAGCCGGGACATAGTCACCCTGGTCCTAGGCCTGGTCACGCTGGTGATTGGCGGAATGTCAGTGGCTTCGGGGATGTCGGCGGCCTTCGCGGAAGAGGTTGGCGCCAACGCCCGGCTGCTGGTGGTCTTGGGTGCATTGCTGGTAGGCGGGCTGATTGGTTCCGGTGCACGCCTTGAGCAACGACTGGATGGCTCGGCCGCCTGGCTGCGCACCAAAGTTGCCAAACGTGCTGATGAAAGCACCTTTATCGAAGGCGCTGTGACAGCCACCCTGATCTTCTGCGTTGGCCCGCTGGCCATTTTGGGTTCAATTTCTGACGGCCTAGGAACGGGCGCCGAACAGCTGATTGTCAAAGCCATCATGGATGGTTTTGCCGCCATTGCCTTCGCTTCTCGATTTGGCATTGGCGTGATGGCTTCGATTATCCCGCTGACCATCTACCAGGGGTTGCTGACGCTATTGGGCTTCTGGTTGGGCGACTTTTTGCCCATCGGTTACGTCGATGCGCTGACGGTCACAGGCGGCGTTATTCTGCTCGGTTTGGGCGTGCGGCTGGCGGGGATCAAGAAGGTTCCGATCGGCGACCTATTGCCTGCCCTGATCGTGGCGCCTTTGTTGGCGGGGTTGGTGGCCTGGTTGACCTAG
- a CDS encoding GNAT family N-acetyltransferase gives MDAHKTQIRAYRPKDEDALFRLIQGEGAEWQDYWRGANRQKYAKALASSIVYLLFAGDELAGYARCRDDSGYGVYILDLLVDQKHRGLHYGQSLIEQVRGDHPGVEVYITSDVDPYYQKLGYQVVGTLFAVPRKP, from the coding sequence GTGGATGCGCACAAGACCCAGATTCGGGCTTACCGACCCAAGGATGAAGACGCCCTCTTCCGGCTGATACAAGGCGAAGGCGCCGAGTGGCAAGACTATTGGCGGGGCGCCAACCGGCAGAAGTACGCCAAGGCATTGGCATCGTCTATCGTCTACCTGCTCTTCGCAGGGGACGAACTCGCCGGCTACGCCCGCTGCCGCGACGACTCCGGCTATGGCGTCTACATCCTCGACCTGCTGGTTGACCAAAAACACCGCGGACTTCACTACGGCCAAAGCCTGATTGAACAGGTCCGCGGCGACCATCCCGGGGTCGAGGTCTACATCACCAGTGACGTCGATCCGTACTACCAGAAGCTGGGCTACCAAGTAGTCGGCACTCTCTTCGCAGTCCCCCGCAAGCCGTGA
- a CDS encoding methyltransferase domain-containing protein: protein MPQPKANRRAHRHWGRRHHASRAIDFSAGADQYDAGRKGRLADRYYRALIRVAGPNLRPGDRVLDVGCGTGRLLAQLERSFGITGIGVDPSAAMVRVARAACPDMEILAGSCGALPVEDASVDGIVACLAYHHFDDRAGFVNEAKRSLGPGGKVYLAEPVIPAVIRAPVNAFLRLARFRERLLSPQGLVEELRGLGLEAGLALKKGAVCVVVASAPSST, encoded by the coding sequence ATGCCACAGCCTAAGGCCAACCGGAGAGCGCACCGGCATTGGGGGCGCCGCCACCACGCCAGCCGGGCCATCGACTTTTCGGCCGGGGCGGACCAATACGATGCCGGCCGCAAGGGGAGGCTGGCTGACCGTTATTACCGAGCCTTGATCCGCGTTGCCGGCCCCAACCTCAGGCCGGGCGACCGCGTGCTCGATGTCGGTTGCGGCACTGGCCGGCTGCTAGCCCAGCTGGAACGGAGCTTTGGGATCACGGGGATTGGCGTGGACCCGTCGGCTGCCATGGTCCGGGTGGCCCGGGCCGCTTGCCCGGATATGGAGATCCTGGCGGGCTCCTGCGGCGCCCTGCCCGTTGAGGATGCTTCAGTCGACGGGATCGTCGCTTGCCTGGCCTACCACCACTTCGATGACCGGGCCGGTTTTGTCAACGAGGCCAAACGAAGCCTGGGGCCTGGAGGCAAGGTCTACCTGGCGGAACCAGTCATTCCCGCGGTGATACGCGCGCCGGTGAACGCATTCCTGCGGCTGGCACGGTTCCGGGAGCGGCTACTAAGCCCCCAGGGGCTGGTCGAAGAGCTGCGCGGTCTTGGTCTCGAGGCTGGCCTGGCCTTGAAGAAAGGTGCCGTCTGCGTGGTGGTGGCGTCTGCGCCTTCCTCGACTTGA
- the orn gene encoding oligoribonuclease, with product MSVPEHGVTGPIVWVDCEMTGLDLTADALIEIAVVVTDSTLGTLGEGLDIIIKPPQAALDQMSDFVRRMHTTSGLLDALDAGLALDEAQRQVMAYVRSHVPHAGKAPLAGNSVSTDRGFIDRDLPKLGRFLHYRTIDVSSIKELARRWYPRAYFAAPEKHGGHRALGDIFDSIDELRYYRQALFAESPGPDTDTSRAIAAQIAETSVRG from the coding sequence ATGAGCGTTCCCGAACACGGCGTGACCGGCCCAATTGTCTGGGTCGACTGTGAAATGACCGGCCTCGACCTGACGGCCGATGCCTTGATCGAGATCGCCGTTGTTGTGACCGATTCGACCCTGGGGACCCTGGGCGAGGGCCTGGACATCATCATCAAGCCGCCGCAGGCCGCCCTCGACCAGATGTCGGACTTTGTCCGGCGGATGCACACTACTTCGGGTTTGTTGGACGCTCTTGATGCTGGCCTCGCTCTAGACGAGGCCCAACGCCAGGTCATGGCCTATGTCCGCTCTCATGTGCCGCACGCCGGAAAGGCACCTTTGGCCGGCAATTCGGTGTCTACTGATCGCGGCTTCATCGACCGGGATTTGCCCAAACTGGGTCGGTTTCTGCACTACCGGACCATCGATGTGTCGTCCATTAAGGAGCTCGCCCGGCGTTGGTATCCAAGGGCCTATTTCGCCGCCCCGGAAAAGCACGGCGGCCACCGGGCGCTGGGTGACATTTTCGACTCCATCGACGAGCTGCGCTATTACCGACAAGCCCTCTTCGCCGAATCGCCGGGCCCAGATACCGACACCTCCAGGGCCATCGCGGCCCAAATCGCCGAGACCTCAGTTCGCGGCTAA
- a CDS encoding cation diffusion facilitator family transporter: protein MTGGLAAEARPGRPGRKHGHGGRWHRLGHRIRPHSHAVSTPRNDPLTKTTEGIRAVKVSLAWLMATALAQLVVVFLSGSAALLADTLHNFSDALTAVPLWIAFVLARRRPTKRFTYGYGRAEDIAGLLIVVMIGLSAVIAAWQAIERLSNAQVMTHLGWVAGAGLVGCLGNELVARYRIRVGRRIGSVALVADGYHARTDGVTSLAVTLGAFGVWLGLPLADPIIGLLIALAIAAVFFGAGRDVLRRIMDGVDPALVESIEAILNQETGTENGTVRARWLGHELTAEATVVTNPNLTLGQASDLSDHLAATVLNGVPELDSAIVHVKAKPAEVPNATA from the coding sequence ATGACCGGCGGTTTAGCAGCCGAGGCCCGGCCAGGCAGGCCAGGCCGCAAGCACGGCCACGGCGGCCGGTGGCATCGACTCGGTCATCGCATCAGGCCACATTCACACGCCGTCTCTACGCCCCGAAACGACCCTCTGACGAAAACGACCGAGGGCATCCGGGCCGTCAAAGTGTCGCTGGCCTGGTTGATGGCCACTGCCTTGGCCCAATTGGTCGTTGTGTTCCTTTCTGGGTCTGCGGCCCTCCTGGCCGACACCTTGCACAACTTCTCCGACGCCCTAACAGCCGTGCCACTTTGGATCGCTTTTGTCTTGGCCAGGCGCCGCCCCACCAAGCGGTTCACCTATGGCTACGGCCGGGCCGAGGATATTGCCGGGCTGCTGATTGTCGTCATGATTGGTCTGTCCGCTGTGATCGCCGCTTGGCAGGCGATTGAGCGGCTGTCGAATGCGCAGGTGATGACCCACCTTGGGTGGGTCGCAGGCGCGGGCCTGGTGGGTTGTTTGGGCAACGAGCTGGTGGCTCGGTACAGGATTCGGGTGGGCCGCCGGATCGGGTCGGTCGCACTGGTAGCCGACGGCTACCACGCCCGGACTGACGGCGTTACTTCACTGGCGGTGACTCTGGGCGCGTTCGGGGTCTGGCTGGGATTACCCCTGGCCGATCCGATTATTGGCTTGCTGATCGCGCTTGCCATTGCGGCGGTGTTCTTCGGGGCAGGCCGCGATGTGCTGCGGCGAATAATGGATGGAGTCGATCCGGCCCTGGTGGAATCGATCGAGGCGATCCTGAACCAGGAAACCGGTACCGAAAACGGAACTGTTAGAGCTCGCTGGCTTGGCCATGAACTGACCGCCGAGGCAACGGTGGTCACCAATCCCAACCTGACACTGGGTCAGGCCAGTGACCTGTCTGATCACCTCGCCGCTACGGTGCTGAACGGTGTTCCGGAACTGGACAGCGCCATCGTCCATGTCAAAGCCAAACCCGCGGAGGTGCCCAATGCCACAGCCTAA
- a CDS encoding 50S ribosome-binding GTPase — translation MSGIEPLRQRANRLYQLCDLLTKRLGDEAWSGCPESLAGVIGRLERGVDHTLVALVGGSGSGKSSLFNALAKMEFAQVGALRPTTTKANACVWGPGAAPLLEWAGVNPDDTIQRDSVLEPELGEWGGMILVDLPDSDSADVEHHKVAQRILPLADILIWVTDPQKYADPGLRELFLPSALEQVSRVNLVVLNQVDQLSQADAAPVSEALTSLLESGGWANPKLLVTSTVTGEGIEDLRSVLVERTAEETVAARRVAGDLAREAGEVLAQAPLAEYLGADQMAAYGQGLAAAGKTVAEALEALALDGSPEPFSPGLVEVTAAEVRPLVKGYIGAATAVLPEPWQDVAALATASAANLATRLNESLADLSQPAKPGWLSRLFGGAGAREKWRAAWLVKVKGSVVTVVEKALSDPVNYALSDLKDVAAELRSLASSPGGLGGAETGQAPDQGSAEVTG, via the coding sequence ATGAGCGGAATCGAACCCCTGCGCCAAAGGGCCAACCGGTTGTACCAGCTATGCGATTTGCTGACCAAGCGCCTAGGGGACGAGGCCTGGTCAGGTTGCCCCGAAAGCTTGGCCGGCGTCATCGGGCGCCTTGAGCGAGGCGTTGACCACACCCTGGTGGCGTTGGTTGGTGGCAGTGGCTCGGGCAAGTCCTCACTTTTCAACGCACTGGCCAAAATGGAGTTTGCGCAGGTCGGGGCACTGCGGCCGACAACGACTAAGGCTAACGCCTGCGTTTGGGGGCCCGGCGCGGCGCCGCTGCTGGAGTGGGCCGGGGTCAACCCGGATGACACCATCCAACGCGATTCGGTGCTCGAACCGGAGCTGGGGGAGTGGGGCGGCATGATTCTGGTTGATCTGCCGGATTCGGATTCAGCCGATGTTGAGCACCACAAGGTGGCCCAGCGGATACTGCCCTTGGCGGACATTTTGATCTGGGTGACCGACCCGCAGAAGTACGCCGATCCAGGCTTGCGTGAACTGTTTCTGCCCTCAGCCTTGGAGCAGGTCAGCCGGGTCAATTTGGTGGTCTTGAACCAGGTCGATCAGTTGTCCCAGGCCGATGCCGCCCCGGTGAGCGAGGCTTTGACCTCGCTTTTGGAGTCAGGTGGGTGGGCCAACCCCAAGCTGCTGGTCACCTCGACGGTGACGGGTGAGGGGATCGAGGATTTGCGCTCAGTCTTGGTCGAACGGACGGCGGAGGAGACTGTGGCGGCCCGGCGAGTAGCCGGTGACCTGGCCCGGGAGGCCGGCGAGGTGTTGGCTCAGGCGCCTTTGGCGGAATACCTGGGCGCAGATCAAATGGCCGCTTACGGCCAGGGCCTGGCGGCGGCGGGGAAAACGGTGGCCGAGGCCCTAGAGGCGCTAGCGCTCGACGGCTCGCCGGAGCCATTTTCGCCTGGGTTGGTCGAGGTGACAGCAGCCGAAGTGCGCCCGCTGGTCAAAGGCTACATCGGGGCTGCCACCGCCGTGTTGCCCGAGCCGTGGCAGGATGTCGCGGCACTGGCCACTGCATCGGCGGCCAACCTCGCCACCAGGCTGAACGAATCTTTGGCGGACCTTAGCCAGCCTGCCAAGCCAGGTTGGCTGAGCCGACTTTTTGGCGGGGCTGGTGCCAGGGAGAAATGGCGGGCGGCCTGGCTGGTCAAGGTCAAAGGCTCGGTTGTGACCGTTGTCGAAAAGGCGCTGAGTGATCCGGTGAACTATGCCCTGTCAGATCTGAAAGACGTCGCCGCCGAGTTGCGCTCCTTGGCCAGCTCGCCCGGGGGCCTTGGTGGTGCCGAAACCGGCCAGGCACCCGATCAGGGATCCGCCGAGGTTACCGGCTAG
- a CDS encoding metalloregulator ArsR/SmtB family transcription factor — translation MNECPPAGDGRTRLDDDLASLTAEVFRLLADGTRIRLLWALTGGELTVSNLAGVVGKPQPSVSQHLAKLRMARLVRARRDGARIYYSLENAHVERLVTDAVQNAEHAMPGVPSHHVDDAAAPAVEGDNPS, via the coding sequence ATGAACGAATGTCCGCCCGCCGGGGACGGCCGAACCCGCCTGGATGATGATCTGGCTAGTTTGACGGCCGAGGTCTTCCGGTTGCTGGCAGACGGGACACGTATCCGGCTGTTGTGGGCCTTGACCGGCGGCGAACTGACGGTTTCCAACCTGGCCGGGGTTGTGGGCAAGCCACAGCCGTCCGTCTCGCAGCATCTAGCCAAACTGCGCATGGCGCGTTTGGTAAGAGCCCGTCGGGACGGCGCCAGGATCTACTACAGTCTCGAAAACGCCCACGTTGAGCGGTTGGTCACCGACGCTGTCCAAAACGCTGAACACGCCATGCCCGGTGTTCCCTCCCACCACGTCGATGACGCCGCCGCCCCGGCCGTCGAAGGTGACAACCCGTCATGA
- a CDS encoding aldo/keto reductase, producing MQQRKIGDFSVGAIGLGAMPMSIEGRPEPEQAIRTIHAALDAGVRHIDTANSYHLNAGEVGHNERLVARALASWTGNVDEVLLATKGGHLRPGDGSWTQNGDPSYLVAAAKQSARDLGVESIGLYYFHRPDPAVPYEDSLGALTQLLQEGVIQQAGISNASVEQIHQAQAIVGPQMVAVQNEFSPAYRSTLDTLHECARLGIAFLPWSPLGGIRSAKSFGATHGVFQQVAAAHGVSPQQVGLAWSLAQGPHVIPIPGASRPETIMDSALAADLVLTDTELALLDAA from the coding sequence ATGCAGCAACGGAAAATCGGCGACTTCTCGGTTGGCGCCATCGGGTTGGGGGCCATGCCCATGTCCATTGAGGGACGACCCGAGCCTGAACAGGCCATTCGCACCATCCACGCGGCCTTGGATGCCGGTGTCCGGCACATCGATACCGCCAACTCTTACCACCTGAACGCGGGCGAAGTTGGGCACAACGAGCGTTTGGTCGCCCGGGCCCTGGCCTCGTGGACCGGCAACGTTGACGAAGTATTGCTTGCCACCAAGGGCGGACACCTCAGGCCGGGCGACGGCAGCTGGACCCAGAATGGCGATCCAAGCTACCTGGTGGCGGCAGCCAAACAGTCAGCCCGCGACCTTGGAGTCGAGTCGATTGGTCTGTATTACTTCCACCGCCCCGACCCTGCCGTGCCATATGAGGATTCGCTCGGTGCGTTAACTCAACTCCTCCAAGAAGGAGTCATTCAGCAAGCCGGCATCTCCAACGCCTCGGTCGAACAAATCCACCAGGCACAAGCAATTGTGGGCCCTCAAATGGTGGCCGTCCAAAACGAATTCTCGCCGGCCTACCGTTCGACCCTGGACACGCTGCATGAATGTGCTCGCCTGGGTATTGCCTTCCTGCCGTGGAGTCCGCTTGGCGGAATCAGGTCGGCTAAGTCGTTTGGCGCGACCCATGGCGTCTTCCAGCAGGTTGCCGCCGCGCACGGAGTTTCGCCACAACAGGTTGGATTGGCCTGGTCGTTGGCCCAGGGGCCGCATGTAATCCCGATCCCCGGGGCATCGCGGCCTGAAACCATCATGGACTCGGCTTTGGCGGCAGATTTGGTTCTGACCGACACTGAGCTGGCGTTATTGGACGCCGCCTAG